The region CCGAGGCGATCCTCCTGGTGAGGAACCTCGACGGCGACGGCCGCTCGTCGCACCGCTACACGTGGTCGGCGTACCGGGACCCCGATTACCCGTGCGAGATCTCCTCCGTCGACGTCCGCGGCGCCGAGCTGCCGGCAGGCGCGGTGCTCGTGACGTGGGAGACCGCGTCCGAGAGCGCGCTCGCCGGATTCAACGTGCTGCGAAGGCGCGAAGGCTCGCTCGACGAGATTCGGATCAACCCGATCGGTGTGCCGCCTCTGGGCGACGCCGCGACCGCTGCCGCGTACCAGTTCCTCGACACGACCGCCGCACCGGGTGTCCGGTACGTCTACCGGATCGAAGCCGTCACTCCCGAAGGACTGTCCAGCTTCTCGGAGTCCCTCGCGAGCGGCCCCGCCACGCCGCTTCCCTGAACGGGGCCCGAGGCCGCCGACCCGCGTTCTCCCGGGCACCGGGAGCTCCAGCCCCTGTTGTATAGTTCGGTGGCCCGAGGGACCAAGACGTGGGCGTCAACTCACCCGAACGAGCGTTCCAGTCGGCGCTGCGCGCTGCCGTCGCGAAGGCGCTGGGGATCGAGCCGCCGGCGGTGCCCCTCTCGTACCCCCCCCGCGCGTCGCAGGGCGACCTCGCGAGCCCGCTCTGCTTCGAGCTGGCCCGTACGCAGAAGAGGGCTCCGCGAGCGTTGGCCGAGGCCATCGCGCGAGCGTTCGAGCCCGGGCAGGGGATCGAGCGCGTGGAGGTGGCGGGAGGCGGCTACGTCAACGCCTTCCTCGACCGGAACGCGTTCCTCCGCCTGTGGCTCCTCGGCGATCGCGTGCGCGAGCCCCAGGCTGCGGGAGCCAAGACCATCGTCGAGCACACGAACATCAATCCGAACAAGGCGGCGCACATCGGGCATCTCCGGAACGCGATCCTCGGCGACACGCTGGTCCGCTGCCTCCGCCAGCTCGGCGAGACGGTGGAGATCCAGAACTACATCGACGACACCGGCGTGCAGGTCGCGGATCTCGTCGTCGGCTTTAGGGTCCTGCGCGGCGAGGATCTGGAAACGGTCCGCGAGCGCTATGCCGAGGAGGCGCTTCGGGCCCGCGGGGAGCGCTTCGACGTCGTCGGATGGGACCTCTACGCCGAGGTCACCCGGTACTACGAGGAGGACCCCTCGCGTCTTCGCCACCGCGAGGAGACGCTCCACGCGATGGAGGCCGGAGGCAACCCCGTCGCCGATCTTGCCACCCACGTCGCCCGACGCATGGTCCGCCACCATCTCGCCACCATGAACCGGATCGGGGTCCGATACGACCTGCTGCCGAAGGAGAGCGACATCCTCGCGCTCGGGTTCTGGGAAGATGCCTTCGCCCGTCTCAGGGAGGCCGGCGCGGTCCGCCTCCTCGACGAGGGGAAGAACGCCGGCTGTTGGGTGATGGACCTGCCCGGCGTCGAGCAGGGCGCCGGCGAGGACCAAAAGGTGATCGTCCGATCCAACGGCACGGTGACCTACGTCGGGAAGGACATCGCGTACCAGATGTGGAAATTCGGCCTGCTCG is a window of Terriglobia bacterium DNA encoding:
- the argS gene encoding arginine--tRNA ligase, whose amino-acid sequence is MGVNSPERAFQSALRAAVAKALGIEPPAVPLSYPPRASQGDLASPLCFELARTQKRAPRALAEAIARAFEPGQGIERVEVAGGGYVNAFLDRNAFLRLWLLGDRVREPQAAGAKTIVEHTNINPNKAAHIGHLRNAILGDTLVRCLRQLGETVEIQNYIDDTGVQVADLVVGFRVLRGEDLETVRERYAEEALRARGERFDVVGWDLYAEVTRYYEEDPSRLRHREETLHAMEAGGNPVADLATHVARRMVRHHLATMNRIGVRYDLLPKESDILALGFWEDAFARLREAGAVRLLDEGKNAGCWVMDLPGVEQGAGEDQKVIVRSNGTVTYVGKDIAYQMWKFGLLGRDFRYELLDWTPFAPLYEVWATTRDGGAAEHPSFGHAGRVVNVIDTRQSYLQRVVAEGLKALGHPSEADRSVHFSYEMVALTPSAVASLFPDRPLTDEDRSKPHLEMSGRKGLGVRADDLVDAIVGRAEEEVRKRNPEFDGERVRVTASRIGVGALRYYMLRFSRNRVVAFDIDDALAFEGETGPYLQYSVVRARNILAKVAERHGRDETDAATLASTVDLGALARDDETDHWSLALLLSRVEAVVRQAVDSLELSTVAKHAHALAQAFNSFYHRFPVAQEEDPVVRRTRSALVRLYHDGMVHLLGLMGIEVPDRM